Proteins encoded by one window of Clostridium perfringens:
- a CDS encoding glutamine--tRNA ligase/YqeY domain fusion protein: protein MSNAEHSSNFIRNIIIDDLDSKKHDTIITRFPPEPNGYLHIGHAKSIVLNFELGKEFNGRTNLRFDDTNPTKEDTEYVESIKEDVHWLGYNWSELHFASNYFDEMYKRALLLIKKGKAYVCDLTPEEIKEYRGTLTEPGKESPYRNRSIEENLDLFERMRKGEFEDGSKVLRAKIDMSSPNINFRDPIIYRIAHASHHNTGDKWCIYPMYDFAHPLEDAIEGITHSICTLEFADHRPLYDWFVKECEMESVPRQIEFARLNITNTVMSKRKLKQLVDEGIVDGWDDPRMPTVAGLRRRGYTPKSIRNFCKAIGVAKADSTVDSQMLEHFIREDLQETAPRAMAVINPLKLVITNYPEGESEILEIENNPKDESAGKRAVTFSREVYIEREDFMENPPKKYFRLFPGNEVRLKGAYFVKCNEVIKDENGEVTEIHCTYDPETKSGTGFTGRKVKGTIHWVDANNCIPAEFRLYEPLILDDCEENEGKHFLEQINPNSLTICKGFIEPSAKDAKPQDKYQLFRHGYFNVDPNFTSDDNLVFNRIVSLKSSFKLK, encoded by the coding sequence ATGTCAAATGCTGAGCACTCATCAAACTTTATAAGAAATATAATAATAGATGATTTAGATAGCAAAAAACATGATACAATAATAACTCGTTTTCCACCTGAACCTAATGGATATTTACATATAGGTCATGCAAAGTCTATAGTTTTAAACTTTGAATTAGGAAAAGAGTTTAACGGAAGAACTAACCTAAGATTTGATGATACAAATCCAACTAAAGAGGATACTGAATACGTTGAATCTATTAAAGAAGATGTTCATTGGTTAGGTTATAACTGGAGCGAATTACATTTTGCATCAAACTACTTTGATGAAATGTATAAAAGAGCTCTACTTTTAATTAAAAAAGGTAAAGCTTATGTTTGTGATTTAACTCCAGAAGAAATAAAAGAATATAGAGGTACTCTTACTGAGCCTGGTAAGGAAAGTCCATATAGAAATAGATCAATTGAAGAAAACTTAGATCTATTTGAAAGAATGAGAAAAGGTGAATTTGAGGACGGTTCAAAAGTTTTAAGAGCTAAAATAGATATGAGCTCACCTAACATAAACTTTAGAGATCCTATAATTTATAGAATTGCTCATGCTAGTCACCATAATACAGGTGATAAATGGTGTATCTACCCTATGTATGACTTTGCTCATCCATTAGAAGATGCTATTGAAGGAATAACTCACTCTATTTGTACTTTAGAATTTGCTGATCACAGACCATTATATGATTGGTTCGTTAAAGAATGTGAAATGGAAAGTGTTCCAAGACAAATTGAGTTTGCAAGACTTAATATCACAAACACTGTTATGAGTAAAAGAAAGTTAAAGCAATTAGTTGATGAAGGCATAGTTGATGGTTGGGATGACCCAAGAATGCCTACTGTTGCTGGACTTAGAAGAAGAGGTTATACTCCTAAGTCAATAAGAAACTTCTGTAAAGCTATAGGAGTTGCTAAGGCAGATTCTACTGTTGATTCTCAAATGCTTGAGCATTTCATAAGAGAAGACCTTCAAGAAACTGCTCCAAGAGCTATGGCTGTTATAAATCCACTTAAATTAGTTATAACAAACTATCCTGAGGGAGAATCAGAAATTCTTGAAATAGAAAATAATCCAAAGGATGAATCAGCTGGTAAAAGAGCTGTTACATTCTCAAGAGAAGTTTATATTGAAAGAGAAGATTTCATGGAAAATCCTCCAAAGAAATATTTCAGATTATTCCCAGGAAACGAAGTAAGATTAAAAGGTGCTTATTTTGTAAAATGTAACGAAGTAATAAAAGATGAAAATGGTGAAGTTACAGAAATTCACTGTACTTATGACCCAGAAACTAAGAGTGGAACTGGATTTACTGGAAGAAAAGTTAAAGGAACAATCCACTGGGTTGATGCTAATAACTGTATTCCTGCTGAATTTAGATTATATGAACCATTAATCTTAGATGATTGTGAAGAAAATGAAGGAAAGCACTTCCTTGAGCAAATAAATCCTAACTCATTAACTATATGTAAGGGATTCATTGAGCCAAGTGCTAAAGATGCTAAACCTCAAGATAAATATCAATTATTTAGACATGGATACTTCAATGTTGATCCTAATTTCACAAGTGATGATAATTTAGTATTCAACAGAATAGTTTCATTAAAGAGTTCATTTAAATTAAAATAA
- a CDS encoding DUF3793 family protein, giving the protein MNNDFLNLLETLNNEKYMRSFISYLISPVITGIKPSSTITLSKQGHNLYKLWDMYGEDFLKDLNLKHILLRETVNSKVVLIYDEINLMNTVYKKSSMDFLEKLDYRLTMSIDEILTHLVNRYDSFHCPHELGIFLGIPVKDVECFMECTKSKCLLCGYWKVYEEEKKAQEIFELYDSSKEIIMNHLLSGKDLKEVYNLTNNVYKFTI; this is encoded by the coding sequence ATGAATAATGATTTCCTTAATCTCTTAGAAACTCTTAACAACGAAAAATATATGAGATCCTTTATATCATATTTAATTTCTCCTGTAATAACAGGGATTAAGCCTTCTTCCACCATTACTCTTTCAAAGCAAGGTCATAATTTATATAAGCTTTGGGATATGTATGGTGAAGATTTCTTAAAAGATCTTAATTTAAAGCACATATTGCTTAGAGAAACTGTAAATTCTAAGGTAGTATTAATTTATGATGAAATAAATTTAATGAATACTGTATATAAAAAATCTTCCATGGATTTTTTAGAAAAACTAGACTATAGATTAACTATGAGCATTGATGAAATATTAACTCATTTAGTTAATAGATATGATTCATTCCATTGTCCTCATGAATTAGGTATTTTTCTAGGAATTCCGGTTAAGGATGTAGAATGCTTTATGGAATGTACTAAGAGCAAATGCCTCCTTTGTGGATATTGGAAGGTATATGAAGAAGAGAAAAAAGCCCAAGAAATCTTTGAACTTTATGATAGTTCAAAAGAAATAATAATGAATCACTTGCTTTCTGGTAAGGATTTAAAGGAAGTTTATAACTTGACAAATAATGTATATAAATTTACTATTTGA
- a CDS encoding AlbA family DNA-binding domain-containing protein — MNENKLRRLIKKNEYEKLDFKLKIELFTESVKKELAKDICAIANSRGGRGYIIIGVEDKTKKIVGVDADYITEERVQQIVASRIEPPVPISLEECFLDGKRLLVIVIFNSYQKPYQIRENGAFYIRRGSTTDIMRKQELLSEFQKGISFNLETCPIVNSNIDFLNEELVRRYFYLKGIKISKENREFLLSSSNIIHKNNISGKSMCTLGGLLVFSDVNSIYIPHNMIKIRNLLGGEQTFIIRGNILDMMKSMEKKLREIVPNEYPVALIIDTIRNILIYRDYSQYNKIVEVVLGKKELTVYCPGEIVKRYRDGRIGYIKRNMWIYEKIISLDSRDGEMNYNLGGKEVKESFTNKVKVITVNEENITKFIFNKYRTIG, encoded by the coding sequence ATGAATGAGAATAAACTGAGAAGATTAATAAAGAAAAATGAATATGAAAAATTAGATTTTAAATTAAAGATAGAGCTTTTTACAGAAAGTGTGAAAAAAGAACTTGCAAAGGATATATGTGCTATAGCTAATTCTAGAGGGGGAAGAGGTTATATAATAATAGGAGTTGAGGATAAAACAAAGAAAATAGTTGGTGTGGATGCTGATTATATTACTGAAGAAAGAGTTCAACAAATAGTTGCCTCAAGGATTGAACCGCCTGTTCCAATAAGTTTAGAGGAATGTTTTTTAGATGGAAAAAGATTATTGGTAATAGTAATATTTAATAGCTATCAAAAGCCTTATCAAATCAGGGAAAATGGAGCCTTTTATATAAGAAGAGGGTCAACTACAGATATTATGAGAAAACAAGAGCTTTTATCAGAATTTCAAAAAGGTATAAGCTTTAATTTGGAGACATGCCCCATAGTAAATAGTAATATAGACTTTTTAAATGAGGAATTAGTAAGAAGATATTTTTATCTAAAGGGTATTAAAATATCTAAGGAAAATAGAGAGTTTTTACTTAGTAGTAGCAATATAATTCATAAAAATAATATCTCTGGGAAATCAATGTGTACACTAGGTGGATTATTAGTTTTTTCAGATGTAAATAGTATTTATATACCACATAATATGATAAAAATAAGAAATTTATTAGGTGGAGAACAAACTTTTATAATAAGAGGAAATATTTTAGACATGATGAAAAGCATGGAGAAAAAATTAAGAGAAATAGTACCTAATGAATATCCTGTAGCCTTAATAATTGATACTATAAGAAATATTTTGATATACAGAGATTACTCTCAATATAATAAGATTGTTGAGGTGGTCTTAGGAAAGAAAGAATTAACAGTATATTGTCCAGGAGAAATTGTAAAAAGATATAGAGATGGACGTATAGGATATATAAAGAGAAATATGTGGATATATGAAAAAATAATAAGCTTAGACAGTAGAGATGGGGAAATGAATTACAATTTAGGGGGAAAAGAAGTAAAGGAGAGCTTTACTAATAAGGTGAAAGTTATAACAGTTAATGAAGAAAATATAACTAAATTTATATTTAATAAATATAGAACAATAGGTTAA
- a CDS encoding zinc-ribbon domain-containing protein, with protein sequence MEDKNLVCKDCGKEFIFTVGEQEFFKEKGFENDPVRCPACRKARKAQKMNR encoded by the coding sequence ATGGAAGATAAAAATTTAGTTTGTAAAGACTGTGGAAAAGAATTCATATTCACTGTAGGAGAACAAGAATTCTTCAAAGAAAAAGGATTTGAAAACGATCCAGTTAGATGCCCAGCTTGCAGAAAAGCAAGAAAAGCTCAAAAAATGAATAGATAA
- a CDS encoding flavodoxin has translation MKKLNIIFWSGSGNTEAMANLIAEGAKENGLEVKLLNVSDASTLDVEGCDVLALGSPAMGCETIEEGEMDPFVEEISGLVSGKPTLLFGSYDWGTGEWMDTWKDRMEGYGANVVNTLIVNNTPEGEDIENCKAAGKAL, from the coding sequence ATGAAAAAATTAAATATTATTTTTTGGTCAGGTTCTGGTAATACAGAAGCTATGGCTAACTTAATAGCTGAAGGAGCTAAAGAAAACGGATTAGAAGTAAAACTTTTAAATGTTTCTGATGCATCTACTCTAGATGTAGAAGGATGTGATGTATTAGCTTTAGGTTCTCCGGCTATGGGATGTGAAACTATTGAAGAAGGCGAAATGGATCCATTTGTTGAAGAAATTTCAGGACTTGTATCTGGAAAACCAACTTTATTATTCGGTTCATATGACTGGGGAACTGGTGAATGGATGGATACTTGGAAAGATAGAATGGAAGGCTACGGTGCAAATGTAGTAAATACATTAATAGTTAATAATACTCCAGAAGGAGAAGACATAGAAAATTGTAAAGCTGCTGGTAAAGCACTTTAA
- a CDS encoding metallophosphoesterase, whose amino-acid sequence MALYAISDLHLALNTDKPMDIFGEKWRNHHEKIKENWNNKITEEDTVLIAGDISWSMKSDESKDDLDWIDALPGKKIIIKGNHDYWWGSISKLNKMYENTKFIQNNFFTYKDWAICGSRGWICEGSDKFTQKDKKIFDREQIRLRLSLEEAKKAGYEKIICMVHYPPTNEKFEDSAFINIFKEFGVDKVIYGHLHGMALKGKVLNEERDGIEYKLTSCDFINFDPIKILD is encoded by the coding sequence ATGGCGTTATATGCTATCTCTGATTTGCATTTAGCACTTAATACAGATAAACCAATGGATATCTTTGGTGAGAAGTGGCGTAATCATCATGAGAAGATAAAAGAAAATTGGAATAATAAAATTACAGAGGAAGATACTGTTTTAATAGCAGGGGATATTTCTTGGTCAATGAAATCAGATGAAAGTAAAGATGATTTAGATTGGATAGACGCACTTCCAGGTAAAAAGATAATAATTAAAGGGAATCATGATTATTGGTGGGGAAGTATTTCTAAATTGAATAAAATGTATGAAAATACAAAGTTCATACAAAATAATTTTTTTACATATAAAGATTGGGCTATATGTGGAAGCAGAGGGTGGATTTGTGAAGGTTCTGATAAATTCACACAAAAGGATAAAAAGATTTTTGATAGGGAACAGATAAGATTAAGATTATCTTTAGAAGAAGCTAAAAAGGCAGGATATGAAAAGATAATATGCATGGTACATTATCCACCTACAAATGAGAAATTTGAGGATTCAGCCTTTATCAATATATTTAAAGAGTTTGGTGTTGATAAGGTTATTTATGGTCATCTTCATGGTATGGCACTTAAGGGCAAAGTATTAAATGAAGAGAGAGATGGAATAGAGTATAAGCTTACAAGCTGTGATTTTATAAATTTTGATCCAATAAAAATCTTAGATTAA
- the tyrS gene encoding tyrosine--tRNA ligase, with the protein MANVLDTLMERGYIKQFTHEAETRELLEKEKVTFYIGFDPTADSLHVGHFIAMMFMAHMQKAGHRPIALIGGGTATIGDPSGKTDMRKMMTNETIAHNVACIKKQMEKFIDFSDDKAILVNNADWLLNQNYVEFLREVGVHFSVNRMLSAECFKQRLERGLSFLEFNYMLMQGYDFYVLNKKYNCKMELGGDDQWSNMIAGVELVRKKSQESAYAMTCTLLTNSEGQKMGKTVNGALWLDPEKTSPYEFYQYWRNVNDADVEKCLKLLTFIPMDEVRRLSSLEGSQINEAKKVLAFEVTKLVHGEEEATKAQQAAEALFGKGGDMSNVPTYEMGKDKLGAELLDILVEAEIVPSKAEGKRLVKQGGLSLNGEKVADFKKTLEEADFENGEVLIKRGKKNYNKIVLA; encoded by the coding sequence ATGGCTAATGTATTAGATACGTTAATGGAACGTGGGTACATAAAACAGTTTACTCATGAAGCTGAAACAAGAGAACTTTTAGAGAAGGAAAAAGTTACTTTTTATATAGGATTTGACCCAACAGCTGATAGTTTACATGTAGGACACTTCATTGCAATGATGTTTATGGCTCATATGCAAAAGGCTGGACATAGACCAATAGCTTTAATTGGTGGAGGTACAGCTACAATTGGAGATCCAAGTGGTAAGACTGATATGAGAAAGATGATGACAAATGAGACTATAGCTCATAATGTTGCTTGTATCAAAAAGCAAATGGAGAAATTCATAGATTTTTCAGATGATAAAGCTATACTTGTTAACAATGCTGATTGGTTATTAAACCAAAACTATGTTGAATTCTTAAGAGAGGTTGGAGTTCACTTCTCAGTTAACAGAATGCTTTCAGCAGAATGTTTTAAACAAAGACTTGAAAGAGGTCTTTCATTCTTAGAATTTAACTACATGTTAATGCAAGGATATGACTTCTATGTTTTAAATAAAAAATACAACTGTAAAATGGAGCTAGGTGGAGATGACCAATGGTCAAACATGATAGCTGGTGTTGAACTTGTAAGAAAGAAATCACAAGAGAGTGCATATGCTATGACTTGTACATTATTAACTAACTCAGAAGGACAAAAAATGGGTAAAACAGTTAATGGTGCATTATGGTTAGATCCAGAGAAAACTTCTCCATACGAGTTCTACCAATACTGGAGAAATGTTAATGATGCAGATGTTGAAAAATGCTTAAAACTATTAACATTTATTCCAATGGATGAAGTTAGAAGACTTTCAAGTTTAGAAGGTTCTCAAATAAATGAAGCTAAAAAAGTTTTAGCATTTGAGGTAACTAAACTTGTACATGGTGAAGAGGAAGCTACAAAAGCTCAACAAGCTGCTGAAGCTTTATTTGGAAAAGGTGGAGACATGAGTAATGTTCCAACTTATGAAATGGGAAAAGATAAGTTAGGTGCTGAACTTTTAGATATTTTAGTTGAAGCTGAAATAGTTCCATCAAAAGCTGAAGGAAAAAGACTTGTTAAGCAAGGTGGATTATCATTAAATGGAGAAAAAGTTGCTGATTTTAAAAAGACATTAGAAGAAGCTGACTTTGAAAATGGTGAAGTTTTAATTAAAAGAGGTAAGAAAAACTACAATAAAATAGTTTTAGCATAA
- a CDS encoding GerAB/ArcD/ProY family transporter → MSLGKLTARHFIFFIIAAISTSLVNYTSLFIKIGGRDTWIFTIISGIIFFFVTSFIFSVISKIEYYDFKETCYIVLGKPLGNIYILIFSLTLVLMCIESASVISSSINVNIFAQSPIWYCLLFFIITVFLIGKNRFNSILIICIVCVSIVLAINLLLALLNIRYIDYTLLLPIFKDRRISEYILCALTQLGSLSSLAIVLPILPRIDDKKNLKKISINTILLTSIFCALCVVILISTLGSLRSANVFYPQFVQTQRIYFGGFVENGNVFVMISSTLSWVVKYLITIFSLYTIWKDRVKYKRNFIALISVIVYAFSYLAAKNAYTLFILLRYYQYILLIVLFICPIIIYTLAYFKRQKFKYLK, encoded by the coding sequence ATGTCTTTGGGAAAGCTAACTGCAAGACATTTTATATTTTTTATCATTGCTGCCATAAGTACATCTTTGGTTAACTATACATCCTTATTTATAAAAATAGGTGGAAGAGATACTTGGATTTTCACTATAATCTCTGGAATTATATTTTTCTTTGTAACTTCCTTTATTTTTAGTGTAATCTCAAAGATAGAATATTATGACTTTAAAGAAACTTGCTATATAGTTCTTGGTAAACCCTTAGGAAATATTTATATATTAATATTTTCACTTACTTTAGTCTTAATGTGCATAGAATCAGCTTCTGTAATCTCATCTTCTATAAACGTTAATATTTTTGCTCAAAGTCCAATATGGTATTGTTTATTGTTTTTCATAATAACTGTATTTTTAATAGGTAAAAATAGATTTAATAGCATACTTATAATATGTATAGTTTGCGTAAGCATTGTACTTGCAATTAATTTATTATTAGCATTATTAAACATTAGATATATAGATTACACACTTCTTCTTCCTATATTTAAGGATAGAAGAATTTCAGAATATATTCTTTGTGCTTTAACTCAATTAGGCTCCTTATCAAGCTTAGCTATAGTTTTACCTATTCTTCCAAGAATAGATGATAAGAAAAACTTAAAAAAAATCTCAATAAACACAATACTTTTAACATCTATATTTTGTGCTTTGTGTGTTGTTATACTAATATCAACCCTAGGTTCTTTGAGGTCTGCAAATGTTTTTTATCCTCAATTTGTTCAAACTCAAAGAATTTATTTTGGTGGTTTTGTAGAGAATGGAAATGTTTTTGTAATGATTTCTTCTACTCTTTCTTGGGTTGTAAAATATTTAATAACTATTTTTTCATTGTATACAATTTGGAAAGATAGGGTAAAATATAAACGTAATTTTATAGCATTAATTTCAGTAATAGTATATGCCTTTTCTTACTTAGCTGCTAAGAATGCCTATACCCTTTTTATACTATTAAGATACTATCAATACATACTTCTAATAGTGCTGTTTATATGCCCTATAATCATATATACACTAGCTTATTTTAAGCGTCAGAAATTTAAATATTTGAAGTAA
- a CDS encoding spore germination protein: MQKQLDFLKDKLKDSFDVKYREVDTALGPATIVFMDVLCSTQFISEYIVKPLTLVKDGIKDENDIMTKVIDINITNWSKDKNDTLLHVLSGDVVIIFDKFDKVIYCETKGYTRRGVGIPITEAVIKGPREGFNEAFVDNVTLLRRRIKNHNLKFEPLYVGEDTQTVVCISYIKNKAPKELIDEIREKIKNLDYKFILDTNYIEAKLREDRTLFDTIGYTEKADEVAAKLLEGRVAIIVDGTPFVLTVPFFFIENFQTPDDYYLNRYFTSFTRILRWIAFFIAMFLPGIYVALVTHHFSVLPSLFVFRLAVARAGVPFPIVAEVIIMMLLFQIIKEAGLRLPQPIGTSMSLVSGLILGEAAVGAGIASRITIVVVALSAVCYFLIPKLYGAVSIWSIGIVITAAFFGIPGVILISVVLLSHLAHLRSCEYQYLFPLGTLNRYKFKDIIMRGRLDEISKDIVGKDGKNEPKESYS; encoded by the coding sequence ATGCAAAAACAATTAGATTTCTTAAAAGACAAATTAAAAGATAGTTTTGATGTTAAGTATAGGGAGGTGGATACAGCTTTAGGACCGGCCACAATTGTTTTTATGGATGTTTTATGTTCTACTCAGTTCATAAGTGAGTACATAGTAAAACCATTAACCTTAGTTAAGGATGGAATAAAAGATGAAAATGATATTATGACTAAGGTTATAGATATAAACATAACAAATTGGTCAAAGGATAAAAATGATACATTACTTCATGTATTATCAGGGGATGTAGTAATAATCTTTGATAAGTTTGATAAGGTAATTTATTGCGAAACAAAGGGTTATACAAGAAGAGGTGTTGGAATTCCAATAACAGAAGCAGTAATAAAGGGACCTAGAGAAGGTTTTAATGAGGCCTTTGTGGATAATGTTACATTATTAAGAAGAAGGATAAAAAATCATAATTTAAAATTTGAGCCTTTATATGTAGGGGAAGATACTCAAACTGTAGTATGCATATCTTATATAAAAAATAAAGCTCCAAAGGAATTAATTGATGAAATCAGAGAAAAAATAAAAAATTTAGATTATAAGTTTATATTAGATACTAATTATATTGAGGCTAAACTTAGAGAAGATAGAACTTTATTTGATACTATTGGATATACAGAAAAAGCAGATGAGGTAGCAGCAAAACTATTAGAAGGAAGGGTTGCAATAATAGTAGATGGAACTCCTTTTGTTCTTACAGTACCTTTCTTTTTTATAGAAAATTTTCAAACACCAGATGATTATTATTTAAATAGGTATTTTACTAGTTTTACTAGAATTTTAAGATGGATAGCATTTTTTATTGCTATGTTTTTACCAGGAATATATGTTGCATTAGTTACTCATCATTTTTCGGTTTTACCTAGTTTATTTGTCTTTAGACTAGCAGTTGCTAGGGCTGGGGTTCCATTTCCTATAGTAGCAGAGGTAATAATAATGATGTTATTATTCCAAATAATAAAAGAAGCAGGTTTAAGATTGCCTCAACCTATAGGAACATCTATGAGTTTAGTATCAGGACTTATTTTAGGAGAGGCTGCTGTGGGAGCTGGTATTGCTTCAAGAATAACTATTGTAGTAGTTGCCTTAAGTGCCGTTTGTTATTTCTTAATTCCTAAGCTTTATGGTGCAGTATCGATTTGGAGTATAGGAATAGTAATTACAGCTGCCTTTTTTGGAATTCCTGGTGTGATTTTAATAAGCGTTGTATTATTATCTCACTTAGCACATTTAAGAAGTTGTGAATATCAATACTTATTCCCACTAGGAACTTTAAATAGATATAAATTTAAAGACATTATTATGAGAGGAAGATTAGACGAAATATCAAAAGATATAGTCGGTAAGGATGGTAAAAATGAACCTAAAGAAAGTTATAGCTAG
- a CDS encoding ATP-binding protein, which translates to MIQLFFNQRGAGKSKNLVKLANEEIEKSKGSIIFIDNDNKRMLQLNKKVRLIPMDNYCVKSYDQFYGFLQGIISRDYDVESIYIDSIANILDDIKLEDLENYLKKIELMSRELNVNVFVTIHGDVRVMPENIKKYVA; encoded by the coding sequence ATGATTCAATTATTCTTTAACCAAAGAGGCGCTGGAAAGAGCAAAAATTTAGTTAAACTAGCTAATGAAGAAATTGAAAAGTCTAAAGGAAGTATTATTTTTATTGATAATGATAATAAAAGAATGCTTCAGTTAAATAAAAAGGTTAGACTTATACCTATGGACAATTATTGTGTAAAGAGTTATGATCAATTTTATGGATTTTTACAAGGGATAATTTCTAGAGATTATGATGTAGAAAGTATATATATTGATAGCATAGCAAATATTTTGGATGATATAAAATTAGAGGATTTAGAAAATTATTTGAAAAAAATAGAACTTATGAGCAGAGAACTTAATGTAAACGTATTTGTAACTATTCATGGAGATGTGAGAGTAATGCCTGAAAATATCAAGAAATATGTGGCTTAA
- a CDS encoding Ger(x)C family spore germination protein, with protein sequence MNLKKVIASLLSIIIMSTMLIGCYNYKDINRVTFVTSLIFDENEVGNIDIYLDCVKPYRSSNESSDKGRRVLYKGTGKTVLEAIKDINMYSSSKLDFTQCKGYIFTEKAAKNGIRKYIDIINKNQEFMIRPYMFVLFGSPEELLNDVTVDEEYLGVFIDDLVQRMNKSPRVIAIDANDYLELRTNYGNLLVLGALSIRDDMEEKRLELSGGALLKNEVLVRRITAEEGMSYNLLMGDLKRGTLEVMNPQDPNTFITLDISNAKTKTSISYDGENITLYKDIKVKCLIGESQSRLIVDEKLLNLLELEEEAVIKQYLELFFESFKESDIDIVNVGNLFYRKYPDEVLEKDPISITNLKINVDVEIDGTTITGNTL encoded by the coding sequence ATGAACCTAAAGAAAGTTATAGCTAGTTTACTAAGCATAATAATTATGTCAACCATGCTTATTGGTTGCTATAATTATAAGGATATAAATAGAGTTACATTTGTAACAAGCTTAATATTTGATGAAAATGAAGTGGGAAATATAGATATATATTTAGATTGTGTAAAACCTTATAGAAGTTCAAATGAAAGTTCTGATAAAGGAAGAAGAGTATTATATAAAGGTACTGGAAAAACAGTTTTAGAAGCTATTAAGGATATAAATATGTATTCTAGTAGTAAGTTAGACTTTACTCAATGCAAGGGATATATATTTACAGAGAAGGCCGCTAAAAATGGTATAAGAAAGTACATAGATATTATAAATAAAAATCAAGAATTCATGATTAGACCTTATATGTTTGTTTTATTTGGTTCTCCAGAAGAACTTTTAAATGATGTAACTGTTGATGAAGAATATTTAGGTGTTTTTATTGATGATTTAGTTCAAAGGATGAATAAAAGTCCTAGAGTTATAGCTATTGATGCTAATGATTATTTAGAGCTTAGAACTAATTATGGAAACCTACTAGTTTTAGGAGCATTAAGTATAAGAGATGATATGGAAGAAAAAAGATTAGAGTTAAGCGGAGGAGCCTTGCTAAAAAATGAGGTCTTAGTGAGAAGAATAACTGCAGAGGAAGGTATGAGCTATAATCTTTTAATGGGAGATTTAAAAAGAGGAACTCTAGAAGTTATGAACCCTCAAGACCCTAATACTTTTATAACATTAGATATATCTAATGCAAAAACAAAGACATCAATAAGTTATGATGGAGAAAATATAACTCTTTATAAGGATATAAAAGTTAAATGTTTAATTGGGGAATCACAATCAAGACTCATTGTGGATGAAAAACTTTTAAATCTTTTAGAGTTAGAAGAAGAGGCAGTAATAAAACAATACTTAGAACTTTTCTTTGAAAGCTTTAAAGAGAGTGATATAGACATTGTTAATGTTGGTAATCTTTTTTATAGAAAATATCCAGATGAGGTATTAGAAAAGGATCCTATAAGTATTACAAATTTAAAGATTAATGTTGATGTTGAAATTGATGGCACAACAATTACAGGAAATACACTTTAA